From one Gossypium hirsutum isolate 1008001.06 chromosome D08, Gossypium_hirsutum_v2.1, whole genome shotgun sequence genomic stretch:
- the LOC107941510 gene encoding cytochrome P450 86A22, with protein sequence MDGSTALMILSAMVAYLVWFKFISRSLNGPRVWPLLGSLPGLIQNSTCMHEWIADNLRACGGTYQTCIAAIPLLARKQGLVTVTCDPKNLEHILKIRFDNYPKGPTWQAVFHDLLGDGIFNSDGDTWLFQRKTAALEFTTRTLRHAMARWVSRAIKYRFCPILESAQLQGKRIDLQDLLLRLTFDNICGLTFGKDPQTLSPGLPENGFAMAFDRATEATLQRFILPEIVWKLRKWLRLGMEVKLSQSLKHMDKYLSEIINTRKQELVSQHQSGIQHDDLLSRFMKKKESYSDEFLQHVALNFILAGRDTSSVALCWFFWLVNQNSRVEDKILIEICTILMETRGSDTSKWVDEPLVFEEVDRMIYLKAALSETLRLYPSVPQDSKHVIADDVLPNGAFIPAGSNVTYSLYSTGRMKFIWGEDCLEFKPERWLSEDGKRFETQDSYKFVSFNAGPRICLGKDLAYLQMKSIAAAVLLRHRLTVVEGHRVEQKMSLTLFMKYGLVMDVHPRNLKPVLEKIGKAGEVIASNGNYMTN encoded by the coding sequence ATGGATGGATCTACGGCTCTGATGATCTTATCAGCCATGGTGGCGTATTTAGTGTGGTTCAAGTTTATTTCAAGGTCGCTTAATGGTCCACGTGTTTGGCCCTTATTGGGTAGTCTCCCTGGGCTCATCCAGAATTCTACTTGCATGCATGAGTGGATCGCGGACAATCTCCGCGCGTGTGGTGGCACGTACCAGACTTGCATTGCTGCAATTCCATTATTGGCCCGGAAACAAGGTCTGGTGACTGTCACGTGTGATCCGAAGAATTTGGAGCATATTTTGAAGATCCGGTTCGATAATTACCCTAAGGGGCCTACTTGGCAAGCTGTGTTCCATGATTTGCTGGGTGATGGGATCTTTAATTCTGATGGAGACACGTGGCTGTTCCAGCGGAAGACTGCCGCATTAGAATTTACCACCCGGACGCTGCGCCATGCCATGGCACGGTGGGTTAGCCGAGCCATTAAGTATCGGTTTTGCCCGATTCTTGAATCGGCTCAGCTCCAAGGGAAGCGAATTGATCTTCAAGACTTATTGCTTCGGCTCACTTTTGATAACATATGCGGCTTGACTTTCGGTAAGGACCCTCAAACACTTTCCCCAGGACTTCCAGAGAACGGCTTCGCAATGGCTTTTGATCGAGCCACGGAAGCCACGCTCCAACGCTTTATTTTGCCTGAAATCGTATGGAAGCTGAGGAAATGGCTTCGGCTTGGGATGGAAGTTAAGTTGAGCCAAAGCCTTAAACACATGGATAAATACTTATCCGAAATCATAAATACACGTAAGCAAGAGTTGGTGAGTCAGCATCAAAGTGGGATCCAACACGACGATTTGTTATCccgtttcatgaaaaaaaaagaatcctATTCAGATGAATTCCTTCAGCACGTGGCACTCAATTTCATCCTAGCTGGACGTGACACGTCATCAGTTGCCCTTTGTTGGTTTTTTTGGTTAGTAAATCAAAACTCAAGGGTGGAAGACAAAATTCTCATCGAGATTTGCACTATTCTAATGGAGACACGTGGATCCGACACTTCCAAATGGGTTGATGAACCATTAGTGTTTGAAGAAGTAGATCGAATGATATACCTTAAAGCCGCACTATCTGAAACACTAAGGCTTTACCCATCAGTGCCACAAGACTCAAAGCATGTAATCGCCGATGATGTCTTGCCGAACGGAGCATTTATCCCAGCGGGATCAAATGTCACATATTCTTTATATTCAACCGGTCGGATGAAATTTATATGGGGCGAAGATTGCTTAGAATTCAAACCGGAAAGATGGTTATCAGAAGATGGCAAAAGATTCGAGACCCAAGATTCATACAAATTTGTTTCTTTCAACGCAGGTCCTAGGATTTGTTTAGGAAAGGATTTAGCTTACCTGCAGATGAAATCAATAGCCGCGGCGGTGCTGTTACGCCACCGTCTGACAGTGGTGGAAGGACACCGGGTGGAGCAGAAAATGTCACTAACATTGTTCATGAAATATGGTCTAGTGATGGACGTGCACCCAAGAAATCTAAAGCCTGTACTGGAAAAAATAGGCAAAGCTGGTGAAGTCATTGCCTCTAATGGCAACTATATGACGAATTAA
- the LOC107941516 gene encoding transcription factor bHLH120 has translation IHLQSSTDPPPVVHRPRLHPFPPFPVSPLPQIPNPWLHPFPKSKGKRLMSDHMNEAVNYIKHLEKKFKDLDAKRHELKRVSDLASVGSRTKPAAASISHHCFIIRPCLIGIEIMFRCGVEDQDLSSSRVLAVLVDEGLHVVSCFSTKSEEFLFHSTIQTEVNDPTSVNISRLQQKLPQSSEDCTASSYKTQNESVKGSNLVGKVNGKLIYGNCIILFKSIYA, from the exons ATCCACCTCCAGTCCTCCACCGATCCACCTCCGGTCGTCCACAGACCACGGCTCCACCCATTTCCCCCATTTCCCGTTTCCCCTCTTCCACAAATCCCTAACCCATGGCTCCACCCATTTCCAAAATCAAag GGAAAGCGGTTGATGTCGGATCACATGAACGAAGCAGTGAATTATATAAAACATTTGGAGAAGAAATTCAAGGACCTTGATGCTAAAAGACATGAACTGAAGAGAGTGTCTGACTTAGCAAGTGTTGGTTCAAGAACCAAACCAGCTGCTGCTTCAATTTCACATCATTGTTTCATAATCCGACCATGTTTGATAGGTATTGAGATCATGTTCCGTTGTGGCGTTGAAGACCAAGATTTGTCTTCATCAAGAGTGTTAGCTGTTCTTGTTGATGAAGGACTTCATGTTGTTAGTTGTTTTTCTACCAAATCAGAAGAATTTTTGTTTCATAGTACCATCCAAACCGAG GTTAATGATCCGACAAGTGTTAACATATCAAGGCTGCAACAGAAATTACCCCAATCTAGTGAA GATTGTACTGCTTCATCTTATAAGACCCAAAATGAAAGTGTCAAAGGTAGCAACTTGGTTGGTAAGGTCAATGGTAAGTTAATATATGGAAACTGCATTATTTTGTTTAAAAGTATATATGCATAA